One Arthrobacter sp. StoSoilB20 DNA segment encodes these proteins:
- a CDS encoding CoA ester lyase codes for MTSSIAAESVRPTRNIPADIARSWLLVNAMKTELFDESAGSRADAIILDIEDAVDPSQKDAARENVVNWLAAGGQAWVRINDATSPFWADDLAGLRGTPGLLGVMLAKTESADQVTESYHRMDGKTPVVALVESALGIEEANHIARAQGAFRLAFGSGDFRRDTGMAATPEAMAYPRAKLVVASRVGNLPGPIDGPTVGTNHPILREQTGITVTMGMTGKLCLAIDQTTVINEVISPTPSDVAWATDFMNDFEANGRVIRDGSDLPRLGRAEKIMKLAVAFGVQPSL; via the coding sequence ATGACGTCTAGCATCGCCGCCGAATCGGTTCGGCCTACCCGCAATATTCCCGCCGACATCGCCCGTTCATGGCTCCTGGTGAACGCCATGAAAACGGAGCTTTTTGACGAATCCGCGGGTTCACGGGCAGACGCCATCATCCTTGACATCGAAGACGCCGTTGACCCTTCCCAGAAGGATGCCGCACGCGAGAATGTCGTGAACTGGCTGGCCGCCGGCGGTCAGGCCTGGGTCCGCATCAACGATGCCACCAGCCCCTTCTGGGCCGACGACCTCGCCGGACTGCGCGGCACCCCGGGCTTGCTCGGCGTGATGCTGGCCAAGACCGAATCCGCAGACCAGGTCACTGAGTCCTACCACCGCATGGACGGAAAGACTCCCGTGGTCGCCCTGGTTGAGTCCGCCCTCGGCATCGAGGAAGCCAACCACATTGCCCGCGCCCAGGGTGCGTTCCGCCTCGCTTTCGGCTCCGGCGATTTCCGTCGCGACACCGGCATGGCAGCAACCCCCGAAGCCATGGCCTACCCGCGCGCCAAACTGGTTGTCGCCAGCCGCGTGGGCAACCTCCCGGGCCCCATTGACGGCCCCACGGTTGGCACCAACCACCCGATCCTGCGTGAGCAAACCGGCATCACCGTCACCATGGGCATGACCGGCAAACTGTGCCTGGCCATTGACCAGACCACCGTGATCAACGAGGTCATCAGCCCCACACCGTCGGACGTCGCATGGGCCACGGACTTCATGAACGACTTCGAAGCCAACGGCCGAGTCATCCGCGACGGCTCCGACCTCCCGCGTTTGGGCCGTGCCGAGAAGATCATGAAGCTGGCAGTGGCATTCGGAGTCCAGCCCTCCCTGTAA
- a CDS encoding ABC transporter substrate-binding protein — MKLHLPLLSVAAAVVLALTVSGCGGAAEAGQANQAGNEVKELRYQGSANNVTFPELAADLGYLGDLKLNWVGNTTSGPQDIQSAATNQTDFGGAFSGAVVKLIEAGAPVKAVTNYYGSDEKTFSGYYVKADSTIKEPRDLIGKKIAVNTLGAHHEAVINTWLTKNGLSSEEIKQVQLVPLAPNDTEEAIRRGQVDAGTLGGVLQDRAIEAGGLRSLFSDVELFGTFAGGQIVFRNDFIAKNPNTTRTFTTGVAKAIKWAAETPRDEVVARFTKIIESRGRNESTANLKFWKSPGVPDAGVIKDEDFTRWEAWLNASGIVKDKLTPSKYYTNEFNDLAAKKG; from the coding sequence ATGAAACTGCACCTGCCCCTGCTGAGCGTCGCGGCCGCCGTCGTACTAGCGCTGACGGTCAGCGGCTGCGGCGGCGCTGCCGAAGCCGGACAAGCCAACCAGGCCGGAAACGAAGTGAAGGAACTCCGCTACCAAGGCTCGGCCAACAACGTGACGTTCCCCGAACTCGCCGCAGACCTCGGATACCTGGGCGACCTCAAATTGAACTGGGTTGGCAACACCACCAGCGGACCGCAGGACATCCAGTCGGCGGCGACCAACCAGACTGATTTCGGCGGCGCGTTCTCCGGAGCGGTGGTCAAGCTCATCGAAGCCGGTGCACCCGTCAAGGCCGTCACCAACTACTACGGCTCGGACGAAAAAACGTTCAGCGGGTACTACGTGAAGGCCGACAGCACCATCAAAGAGCCCCGCGACCTGATCGGCAAGAAGATCGCCGTCAACACCCTGGGCGCGCACCATGAGGCCGTCATCAACACCTGGCTGACCAAGAACGGGCTCAGCTCCGAGGAGATCAAGCAGGTCCAACTGGTCCCGCTGGCCCCGAACGACACCGAAGAAGCCATCCGCCGCGGACAGGTGGACGCCGGAACCCTCGGCGGTGTGCTGCAGGACCGGGCCATCGAAGCCGGCGGACTGAGGTCCCTCTTCAGCGATGTTGAGCTGTTCGGCACCTTCGCCGGCGGACAGATCGTGTTCCGGAACGACTTCATCGCCAAGAACCCGAACACCACCCGCACTTTCACCACCGGCGTTGCCAAAGCGATCAAGTGGGCTGCTGAAACCCCTCGCGACGAGGTAGTTGCCCGCTTTACCAAGATCATCGAAAGCCGCGGCCGCAATGAGAGCACCGCGAACCTTAAGTTCTGGAAAAGCCCGGGAGTCCCGGACGCGGGCGTGATCAAGGACGAGGACTTTACCCGTTGGGAGGCCTGGCTGAACGCGTCGGGAATCGTGAAGGACAAACTCACGCCATCGAAGTACTACACCAACGAATTCAACGATCTCGCAGCAAAGAAGGGATAG
- a CDS encoding ABC transporter ATP-binding protein, giving the protein MTAKISLRNVTKEFTVRATKTTSATRLTAIDSLSLDVREGEFLTLVGPSGSGKTTLLDLLAGLSTPTSGEVLVNGKPVTGPGKDRAVVFQQYALFPWRTASANVSIGLEGAGPDGKKLNRRERAAKASEYLALVGLAGFEDRYPHELSGGMKQRVAIARSLAYEPDVLLMDEPFAALDAQTREQLQDELLRIWKTTGKTIVFITHGIDEAVYLGERVAVLSARPGRLKEIVDIRIPDRDGEEDIRSNPAFVKHRHQVWTLLHDEVRRAQDAGHRKILPDGSAPDEPVATPERSAA; this is encoded by the coding sequence ATGACCGCGAAAATCAGCCTCCGGAACGTCACCAAGGAATTCACGGTCCGGGCCACCAAAACCACGAGTGCCACCCGCCTCACCGCCATCGACTCCCTGAGCCTGGATGTCCGCGAGGGTGAATTCCTCACCCTGGTAGGACCCAGCGGTTCGGGCAAGACCACTTTGCTGGACCTGCTGGCCGGTCTTTCAACACCGACCTCCGGCGAGGTGCTGGTGAATGGCAAACCGGTCACAGGACCGGGCAAGGACCGTGCGGTCGTTTTCCAGCAGTACGCGTTGTTCCCCTGGCGGACGGCATCGGCCAACGTTTCCATTGGCCTGGAAGGCGCAGGGCCGGACGGCAAGAAACTGAACCGCCGTGAACGGGCTGCGAAAGCCAGCGAATACCTGGCACTTGTAGGCCTGGCCGGTTTCGAGGACCGCTACCCGCACGAACTCTCCGGCGGGATGAAGCAACGCGTAGCCATCGCCCGGAGCCTGGCCTATGAGCCGGACGTCCTGCTGATGGACGAGCCGTTCGCCGCCCTGGACGCCCAGACCCGCGAGCAACTGCAGGACGAACTCCTCAGGATCTGGAAAACCACGGGCAAGACCATCGTCTTCATCACCCACGGGATCGATGAGGCCGTCTACCTCGGCGAGCGCGTTGCTGTCCTGAGCGCCAGGCCGGGCCGGCTCAAGGAAATCGTGGACATCAGAATCCCGGACCGTGACGGCGAGGAGGACATCCGTTCCAACCCCGCCTTCGTCAAACACCGCCACCAGGTCTGGACCCTTTTGCACGACGAAGTCCGACGTGCCCAGGACGCCGGCCACCGAAAAATCCTGCCGGACGGCAGTGCACCCGACGAGCCCGTAGCCACCCCGGAAAGGAGCGCGGCCTGA
- a CDS encoding ABC transporter permease produces MTTTLIQKEAPPKTGSPADPTAAVESSPQDGAERTTPAPGKVRRLAAAAGSAAWKSAAVLAFLALWELGPTYLASPSTRVFLPPLHEVLLAWGKLFEAGTIQGHIAASLTRSVAGFGAALVAGVSLGLLIAWYGRLNSVLNPLLELFRNTAALALLPVFTLLLGIGEESKISIVAYAAFFPVLLNTIAGVKTVDPLLIRAARSLGLNSFRLFQKVILPSAVPTIFTGIRMAGTASILVLIAAEMVGAKAGLGYLIVNAQSSFLIPDMYAGILTVSLLGLGVNFLLVALERHFSRWRTAVGAAS; encoded by the coding sequence ATGACCACCACGCTCATTCAAAAAGAAGCCCCGCCCAAGACGGGTTCCCCGGCCGACCCAACGGCCGCCGTCGAATCTTCACCGCAGGATGGAGCCGAACGCACGACGCCGGCGCCCGGCAAAGTGCGACGCCTGGCCGCCGCGGCCGGTTCAGCCGCCTGGAAATCCGCAGCCGTCCTGGCGTTCCTGGCACTGTGGGAGCTTGGACCGACCTACTTGGCGAGTCCTTCCACCCGGGTGTTCCTGCCGCCGTTGCACGAGGTGCTGCTGGCCTGGGGCAAGCTCTTCGAAGCCGGCACAATCCAAGGGCACATCGCGGCCAGCCTCACCCGTTCGGTGGCTGGCTTCGGCGCGGCCCTGGTGGCGGGTGTCTCCCTGGGGCTGCTCATTGCCTGGTACGGGCGGCTGAACTCGGTCCTGAACCCCTTGCTGGAACTGTTCCGCAACACAGCTGCACTTGCACTGCTGCCGGTCTTCACGCTGTTGCTGGGAATCGGCGAGGAATCGAAGATCAGCATCGTGGCGTACGCCGCGTTCTTCCCGGTGCTGCTGAACACCATCGCCGGCGTGAAGACCGTGGATCCGCTACTGATCAGGGCAGCCCGTTCTTTGGGACTGAACAGCTTCAGGCTTTTCCAGAAGGTCATCCTGCCCTCTGCGGTTCCCACGATCTTCACCGGTATCCGGATGGCCGGCACGGCCTCCATCCTGGTGTTGATCGCCGCGGAAATGGTGGGAGCCAAGGCAGGGCTGGGTTATCTGATCGTCAACGCCCAAAGCAGCTTCCTCATCCCGGACATGTACGCCGGCATCCTTACGGTGTCCTTGCTGGGCCTCGGCGTGAACTTCCTGCTGGTGGCCCTTGAACGCCATTTCTCCCGCTGGCGCACTGCTGTTGGTGCTGCCTCCTAG
- a CDS encoding TauD/TfdA family dioxygenase: MTVITETKLGFAKLGSRIGAEIRGLDISGDLSEDTVAQIRAALNEHKALVFREANIFSDEAQVKFASHFGPLTKAHPTVASVEGEENVLPVDSENGSANNWHTDVTFVVNPPQASTLRSIDLPAYGGETLIASSAGAYQDLPEELRSFADNLWAIHTNDYDYSVPKNLEHSNAEERRKEFTRLKFETAHPVVRVHPLTGERGLFIGGFAQRLRIVGLSNTESKDIIRLLQAYVTRPENVVRVNWEPNQVVLFDNRITQHYAPDNYDGQPRKLNRVTIAGDIPVGIDGKPSQALQGDSSTYSVVAPISSAS, encoded by the coding sequence ATGACCGTCATTACCGAAACCAAACTCGGGTTCGCCAAGCTGGGCTCCCGCATCGGCGCCGAAATCCGTGGCCTGGATATCAGCGGAGACCTCAGTGAGGACACCGTCGCGCAGATCAGGGCCGCGCTCAACGAGCACAAGGCACTGGTGTTCCGGGAGGCCAACATCTTCAGTGACGAGGCCCAGGTGAAGTTCGCCTCGCACTTCGGGCCACTGACCAAAGCGCACCCCACGGTGGCCTCGGTGGAGGGCGAGGAAAATGTCCTGCCGGTTGACAGTGAGAACGGCTCGGCCAATAACTGGCATACGGACGTCACCTTCGTGGTGAACCCGCCGCAGGCTTCAACTCTGCGCAGCATCGATCTCCCTGCCTATGGCGGCGAGACGCTGATTGCTTCCTCGGCCGGCGCTTACCAGGACCTCCCGGAGGAGTTGCGGAGCTTCGCGGACAACCTGTGGGCCATCCACACCAACGACTACGACTACTCCGTCCCGAAGAACCTGGAGCACTCCAACGCCGAAGAGCGCCGCAAGGAGTTCACCCGCCTGAAGTTCGAGACCGCCCACCCCGTGGTGCGGGTCCACCCCCTGACCGGCGAGCGCGGATTGTTCATTGGGGGCTTCGCGCAGCGGCTCCGGATTGTGGGCTTGTCCAATACGGAATCAAAGGACATCATCCGCCTGCTGCAGGCGTACGTGACGCGTCCGGAGAACGTGGTCCGGGTGAACTGGGAGCCCAACCAGGTTGTCCTGTTCGATAACCGCATCACCCAGCACTACGCCCCGGACAACTACGACGGCCAGCCGCGCAAGCTCAACCGCGTGACCATTGCCGGGGACATCCCGGTGGGTATCGATGGCAAGCCCAGCCAGGCGTTGCAGGGTGATTCGAGCACCTACTCCGTGGTGGCTCCGATCAGCAGCGCATCGTAG
- a CDS encoding aldo/keto reductase, translated as MTNANGRGRLIYGCMGLGGPWDGTSYGAAEIDQAAAVVEAAQGIGVGLFDHADIYRSGKSEAVFGEVLARSQGLREKIQLQTKCGIRLGERGLQTHYDLSREAILERVNGSLKRLQTDYVDVLLLHRPDPLMDPREVADAVGQLMSEGKVRQLGVSNMSGAQIAFLQDQLETPIVANQLEMSLLRRDWLESTVLVNHADGLGFSFPHGTLEHCMAQGIELQAYGSLAQGRYTGAPAAELSPAESAATEMLEKLAGEKNTTPESVLLGWLMKHPAGISPVIGTTNPGRIKACADAASVAATMTRAQWYGLWVAARGSNIP; from the coding sequence ATGACGAATGCGAACGGGCGGGGACGCCTCATATACGGCTGCATGGGACTCGGCGGCCCCTGGGACGGCACATCCTACGGCGCCGCGGAGATCGATCAGGCCGCTGCGGTGGTTGAAGCTGCACAGGGGATTGGTGTTGGACTTTTCGACCATGCGGATATCTATCGCAGTGGAAAGTCCGAGGCCGTCTTTGGTGAAGTCCTCGCCCGTTCGCAAGGTCTGCGGGAAAAGATCCAGCTGCAGACCAAATGCGGAATCAGGCTGGGGGAGCGCGGACTCCAGACGCATTATGACCTCAGCCGGGAAGCCATTCTGGAACGGGTCAACGGGAGCCTCAAACGACTCCAGACAGATTACGTGGACGTGCTGCTGCTGCACCGGCCCGATCCCTTGATGGACCCCCGTGAGGTGGCGGACGCCGTCGGGCAGTTAATGTCCGAAGGCAAGGTGCGGCAACTGGGCGTGTCCAACATGTCCGGTGCGCAAATCGCGTTCCTGCAGGACCAGTTGGAGACCCCGATCGTGGCGAACCAGCTGGAAATGAGCCTGCTCCGCCGGGATTGGCTGGAGAGCACTGTGCTGGTCAACCACGCAGACGGGCTGGGGTTCAGCTTCCCGCACGGAACCCTGGAACACTGCATGGCTCAAGGAATCGAACTTCAGGCGTATGGTTCCCTGGCCCAGGGGCGATATACGGGTGCACCGGCTGCGGAGTTGTCGCCTGCGGAGTCGGCGGCCACGGAGATGCTTGAAAAATTGGCGGGGGAGAAGAACACCACGCCGGAGTCAGTGCTGCTGGGCTGGCTGATGAAGCACCCCGCCGGCATCTCGCCGGTGATCGGCACTACCAATCCCGGGCGCATCAAGGCATGCGCCGATGCCGCCTCAGTTGCCGCCACAATGACCCGTGCCCAGTGGTACGGATTGTGGGTGGCAGCCCGGGGGAGCAACATCCCCTAA
- a CDS encoding glycoside hydrolase family 13 protein → MSTSATQAHRTEADRMTDPHWWRQAAVYQIYPRSFHDANGDGLGDIKGITAKVPYLKELGIDAVWLSPFYPSALADGGYDVDDYRNVDPKLGTLEDFDEMVEALHAAGIKIVADIVPNHSSDRHEWFKEALASPKGSAARERYIFRDGRGENGELPPSDWDSVFGGPIWDRITEPDGTPGQWYMHIFAKEQPDFNWENPEVREDFLKTLRFWSDRGVDGFRIDVAHGMAKDLSEPLPMKADLEAKAHGTDGFTDGSHPFWDRDEVHEVYAEWRKLFNEYNPPRTAVAEAWVHESRRARYASPEGLGQAFNFDLLQSDYDAAAFRKIITDNLVAAKESGASSTWVFSNHDVVRHATRYGLPKGGSVAQGTNAAQDITGGEPKGQDGKGWLLAGAPAEELDVELGLRRARAATLLLLALPGSAYLYQGEELGLREVAEIPDSERQDPSFFRNPGVEIGRDGCRVPLPWTVEGPSFGFGAGKAHLPQPEWFKDYAVSTQEGVEGSTLELYKKALHLRSKLQTAEELQWVETGNPDVLHFSRPGGWHAVTNFGSEPVELPDGDVVVTSEPLEDGKLPSDTTAWIVSSD, encoded by the coding sequence GTGAGCACCTCGGCCACTCAGGCACACCGTACCGAAGCAGACCGCATGACCGACCCACATTGGTGGCGCCAGGCCGCCGTCTACCAGATCTATCCCCGCAGCTTCCACGACGCCAACGGGGACGGACTCGGAGACATCAAGGGCATCACTGCCAAGGTTCCCTACCTCAAGGAACTCGGCATCGACGCCGTATGGCTGAGCCCGTTCTACCCCTCGGCGCTCGCTGACGGTGGCTACGACGTCGATGACTACCGCAACGTGGATCCGAAGCTGGGAACCCTTGAGGACTTCGACGAAATGGTCGAGGCCCTGCATGCGGCGGGTATCAAGATCGTGGCGGACATCGTCCCCAACCACTCCTCGGACCGCCATGAGTGGTTCAAGGAAGCGCTGGCTTCCCCCAAGGGATCGGCCGCCCGTGAACGTTACATCTTCCGTGATGGAAGGGGAGAGAACGGTGAGCTGCCGCCCTCGGACTGGGACTCCGTCTTCGGTGGACCCATCTGGGACCGGATCACCGAGCCCGACGGTACGCCCGGACAGTGGTACATGCACATCTTTGCCAAGGAGCAGCCGGACTTCAACTGGGAAAACCCGGAGGTTCGTGAGGACTTCCTGAAGACCCTGCGATTCTGGTCCGACCGCGGCGTTGACGGTTTCCGGATCGACGTAGCCCATGGCATGGCCAAGGACCTTTCCGAGCCGTTGCCCATGAAGGCGGATCTGGAAGCCAAAGCCCATGGCACGGATGGTTTCACCGACGGTTCCCACCCGTTCTGGGATCGCGATGAAGTGCACGAGGTCTATGCCGAGTGGCGCAAACTCTTCAACGAGTACAACCCGCCCCGCACCGCCGTCGCCGAGGCTTGGGTCCATGAGTCCCGCCGTGCCCGCTATGCAAGCCCCGAAGGGCTGGGGCAGGCGTTCAACTTCGACCTCCTGCAGTCCGACTACGACGCTGCCGCCTTCCGGAAGATCATCACCGACAACCTGGTGGCGGCCAAGGAGTCAGGGGCATCGTCCACCTGGGTCTTTTCCAACCACGACGTCGTCCGCCATGCCACCCGCTACGGCCTGCCCAAGGGTGGTTCCGTTGCCCAGGGAACCAATGCTGCACAGGACATCACCGGCGGCGAGCCCAAGGGCCAGGACGGCAAGGGCTGGTTGCTGGCCGGCGCACCGGCCGAAGAGCTCGACGTCGAACTTGGCTTGCGTCGTGCACGCGCCGCGACGCTGTTGCTGCTTGCCCTCCCCGGTTCTGCCTACCTCTACCAGGGTGAAGAGCTCGGCCTGCGTGAAGTCGCGGAGATTCCGGACTCAGAACGCCAGGACCCGTCCTTCTTCCGCAACCCGGGAGTGGAGATCGGGCGCGATGGTTGCCGTGTGCCGCTGCCCTGGACCGTAGAAGGCCCGTCCTTCGGCTTCGGTGCAGGCAAAGCGCATCTTCCCCAGCCGGAGTGGTTCAAGGATTACGCAGTATCCACGCAGGAAGGCGTGGAAGGTTCCACGCTGGAGCTCTATAAGAAGGCACTGCACCTGCGCAGCAAGCTCCAGACAGCGGAGGAACTTCAGTGGGTGGAAACCGGGAACCCGGACGTCCTGCACTTCAGCCGCCCGGGTGGCTGGCACGCCGTCACCAACTTCGGCAGTGAACCGGTTGAACTGCCTGACGGTGACGTAGTGGTAACCAGTGAACCCCTGGAGGATGGCAAGCTGCCTTCAGATACCACCGCGTGGATTGTCAGCAGCGACTAA
- a CDS encoding carbohydrate ABC transporter permease, which yields MTNESMTTKPASSKSGSAMERVNWPATTVLVLCAVTVLLPLYVTVSMAFKTQGQAVDGNAFSFPAPISFDGFVQAWTLTNFPVGAGVSLLVTAGTVLATIILAAFASYAIVRNWERRLFRYSFFYLLGAMFIPFPVVALPQIQLTGRLGLDNPLGVILLATMFQLSFSVLLFTAFLRSIPMELEESARIDGATTWQTFWKLIFPLLAPMSATVGIFAFLYAWNDFMMPSLIISDPSLQTLPVRQNLFQTQFSNNYHVSFASYLMAMAPAIIAYLFTQRWVMAGVTQGAVKG from the coding sequence ATGACCAACGAATCGATGACCACTAAGCCAGCCTCAAGCAAATCCGGCTCTGCGATGGAGCGGGTGAACTGGCCGGCCACCACCGTGCTGGTCCTGTGCGCGGTGACTGTGCTTCTGCCCCTCTACGTCACGGTCTCCATGGCGTTCAAGACGCAGGGCCAGGCTGTGGATGGCAACGCTTTCTCGTTCCCGGCCCCCATCAGCTTCGATGGCTTTGTGCAGGCCTGGACACTGACCAACTTCCCTGTGGGTGCCGGCGTGTCCTTGCTTGTGACTGCGGGGACGGTGCTGGCCACCATCATCCTGGCGGCATTTGCCTCCTACGCGATCGTACGGAACTGGGAACGCCGCCTGTTCCGGTACTCGTTCTTCTATTTGCTGGGGGCGATGTTTATTCCGTTCCCGGTGGTGGCACTGCCCCAGATTCAACTCACGGGCCGCCTGGGGCTGGACAATCCGTTGGGAGTGATCCTGCTGGCCACCATGTTCCAGCTGAGCTTCAGCGTGCTGCTCTTCACCGCGTTCCTGAGGTCCATCCCGATGGAACTGGAGGAAAGTGCCAGGATCGACGGTGCCACCACCTGGCAGACGTTCTGGAAGCTGATCTTCCCGCTGCTTGCGCCGATGAGTGCCACGGTGGGGATCTTCGCATTCCTCTATGCATGGAACGACTTCATGATGCCCTCGCTGATCATCTCCGATCCGTCCCTGCAGACGCTTCCCGTGCGGCAGAACCTTTTCCAAACGCAGTTCAGCAACAATTACCACGTGTCCTTCGCCTCCTACCTGATGGCGATGGCCCCGGCGATCATTGCCTACCTGTTCACGCAGCGTTGGGTGATGGCAGGCGTGACCCAGGGCGCTGTGAAGGGTTAG
- a CDS encoding sugar ABC transporter permease, which yields MSIITTSTTPGQGGPRQAGLQRGSRKRGHSHPNPRRGGSKRRVEPIFYIFLLPSLILFTLAITVPGIIGIFFSFTNSIGIGDWDFVGLTNYIAIFSDPAILQSYLFTFGFSIVTVIAVNLVAFLLAVGLTARIRMKTALRTVFVIPMVVSGIIIAYVFNFLFSNSLPSLGAAAGIPWLESSLLANPDFAWVAVVLVTAWQAVPGALLIYIAGLVAVPGDVYEAAEIDGASKFQQLVKITLPLVAGYVVINIILGFKGFLNAYDIIVGLTNGGPGTSTRSIAMTVISGFNGGDYAYQMANATIFFVVAIVISLVQLSLTRGRNAL from the coding sequence ATGTCCATCATCACCACCTCCACGACACCCGGGCAGGGCGGCCCGCGCCAGGCGGGCCTACAGCGCGGCAGCCGGAAGCGCGGTCACTCACACCCAAATCCCCGGCGGGGAGGCAGCAAGCGCCGGGTCGAGCCCATCTTCTACATCTTCCTGCTGCCCAGCCTGATCCTGTTCACTTTGGCCATCACCGTTCCGGGCATCATCGGAATCTTCTTCAGCTTCACCAACTCGATCGGCATTGGCGATTGGGACTTCGTAGGCCTGACCAACTACATCGCGATCTTCAGTGATCCCGCCATCCTGCAGAGCTACCTCTTCACCTTCGGCTTCTCGATCGTTACGGTCATTGCCGTCAATCTGGTGGCTTTTCTGCTGGCTGTGGGTCTCACTGCGCGAATCCGGATGAAGACGGCGTTGCGGACGGTCTTCGTGATCCCCATGGTGGTCTCGGGCATCATCATCGCCTACGTCTTCAATTTCCTGTTCTCCAACTCGCTGCCCTCGCTCGGTGCCGCGGCCGGGATCCCCTGGCTGGAAAGCAGCCTGCTGGCCAATCCGGACTTTGCATGGGTAGCAGTTGTGCTGGTGACGGCCTGGCAGGCTGTGCCTGGCGCGCTGCTCATCTATATTGCGGGCCTTGTGGCAGTGCCTGGAGATGTCTACGAGGCCGCTGAAATTGATGGCGCGAGCAAATTCCAGCAATTGGTGAAGATCACTCTTCCGTTGGTGGCCGGTTACGTGGTCATCAATATCATTCTGGGGTTCAAGGGCTTCCTCAATGCCTACGACATCATCGTGGGGCTGACAAACGGAGGCCCGGGAACCTCAACCAGAAGCATCGCGATGACTGTCATCTCGGGCTTCAACGGCGGTGACTACGCCTACCAGATGGCCAACGCCACGATCTTCTTCGTGGTGGCCATCGTGATCTCTCTCGTACAGCTTTCGCTGACCCGTGGACGGAATGCACTGTAA
- a CDS encoding extracellular solute-binding protein → MTRRKHFAVMGTGLALIAGLLSGCSGASSHEHESGRETIRFTFSKREAIGFMTKLVADYNASQGGTKVVLDTSGVDVVSASFVRGNPPDIALANYNMETSRFVQRGALSDLSGTDAASRIRGDLKPLMEQYGSYQDRTSALPYSVMASSVIYNKEIFAANNIKVPTTWSELIAACEKLKAAGVTPFYATWKDDWTIAQGWFDYSAGGQMDTLDFFDKLADEGADVGPGSSVSFLKDFEQPVEKMLTLAKNYVNKDAASRAYGDGNLAFSQGKAAMYLQGPWAFSEIAKTAPDLELGTFPLPMTEDPRDLRVRVNVDLAAWIPEASKHKEAARDFLEYLYRPEIIEAYNKSQLGFTPTKDSAVVPDPRIEGMVQYYDAAQVYQGPSVLVPRTIPIMNYTQALVFGANPETTLSTLDADWARLAFRQ, encoded by the coding sequence ATGACACGCAGGAAACACTTCGCGGTGATGGGAACGGGGCTGGCACTCATAGCCGGTCTCCTCTCCGGCTGTTCCGGGGCCTCGTCCCACGAACACGAATCGGGCAGGGAAACAATCCGTTTCACGTTCAGCAAGCGGGAAGCAATTGGTTTCATGACCAAACTGGTTGCCGACTACAACGCCTCCCAAGGCGGGACGAAAGTGGTACTGGACACGTCCGGCGTCGACGTCGTTTCCGCAAGTTTCGTTCGCGGCAATCCACCGGATATCGCCCTTGCCAACTACAACATGGAGACGTCCCGCTTTGTTCAACGTGGTGCGTTGAGTGACTTGTCCGGGACGGATGCCGCCTCCCGCATCCGCGGTGACCTCAAACCCCTGATGGAACAGTACGGTTCCTACCAGGATCGGACCAGTGCCCTACCGTACTCCGTGATGGCCTCCTCGGTGATCTACAACAAGGAGATCTTCGCAGCCAACAACATCAAGGTGCCCACCACCTGGAGCGAACTGATCGCGGCATGCGAGAAGTTGAAAGCTGCGGGAGTAACGCCGTTCTATGCCACATGGAAGGACGATTGGACCATCGCACAGGGATGGTTCGACTACTCCGCGGGCGGCCAGATGGACACCTTGGACTTCTTCGACAAACTCGCTGACGAAGGCGCGGATGTGGGCCCCGGGTCTTCTGTCTCGTTCCTAAAGGACTTTGAGCAGCCCGTTGAGAAGATGTTGACCCTTGCGAAGAACTACGTCAACAAGGATGCTGCCAGCCGGGCCTACGGTGACGGGAACCTGGCTTTCTCCCAAGGCAAAGCCGCCATGTACCTGCAGGGTCCCTGGGCCTTCAGTGAGATCGCCAAAACGGCCCCTGACCTGGAGCTTGGAACCTTTCCCCTGCCGATGACAGAAGACCCGCGGGACCTGCGCGTCCGCGTGAACGTGGACCTGGCGGCCTGGATACCCGAGGCGTCCAAACACAAGGAAGCGGCGCGGGACTTCCTGGAGTACCTGTACCGGCCGGAAATCATCGAGGCCTACAACAAATCCCAGTTGGGTTTCACCCCTACCAAGGACTCCGCCGTAGTCCCCGATCCCCGGATTGAGGGGATGGTGCAGTACTACGACGCGGCCCAGGTGTACCAGGGACCATCGGTGTTGGTGCCCCGCACCATCCCGATCATGAACTACACCCAAGCACTTGTGTTCGGCGCGAACCCGGAAACCACCCTCAGCACACTCGACGCAGATTGGGCGCGCCTGGCGTTCCGCCAGTAG